From the genome of Eucalyptus grandis isolate ANBG69807.140 chromosome 2, ASM1654582v1, whole genome shotgun sequence, one region includes:
- the LOC104432880 gene encoding homeobox-leucine zipper protein REVOLUTA, translated as MAMTMVPHRESSSGSINKHLTDSGKYVRYTAEQVEALERVYSECPKPSSLRRQQLIRECPILSNIEPKQIKVWFQNRRCREKQRKEASRLQTVNRKLTAMNKLLMEENDRLQKQVSQLVCENGYMRQQLHTTSATTTDASCDSVVTTPQHSLRDANNPAGLLSIAEETLAEFLSKATGTAVDWVQMPGMKPGPDSVGIFAISQSCSGVAARACGLVSLEPTKIVEILKDRTSWFRDCRSLEVFTMFPAGNGGTIELVYTQIYAPTTLAPARDLWTLRYTTTLENGSLVVCERSLSGSGAGPNPASAAQFVRAEILPSGYLIRPCEGGGSIIHIVDHLNLEAWSVPEVLRPLYESSKVVAQRITIAALRYIRQIAQETSGEVVYGLGRQPAVLRTFSQRLSRGFNDAVNGFNDGGWSLMNGDGAEDVMIAVTFSKKLNTTSNPANPLSFVGGILCAKASMLLQNVPPAVLVRFLREHRSEWADFNVDAYSAASLKASPFGYPGMRPTRFTGSQIIMPLGHTIEHEEMLEVIRLEGHSLAQEDAFVSRDIHLLQICSGIDENAVGVCSELIFAPIDEMFPDDAPLLPSGFRIIPLDSKSSDVQDSLTTNRTLDLTSSLEVGPASTNCVGDVAPSHGARSVLTIAFQFPFDANTQDNVAVMARQYVRSVISSVQRVAMVISPSGLGPSINPKLSQGSPEALTLANWICQSYSLYLGTELLGSDLLGADSMLKTLWSHQDAILCCSLKSIPVFIFANQAGLDMLETTLVALQDITLDKIFDESVRKELSPEFAKLMQEGSAYLPSGICMSTMGRHVSYEQAIAWKVLSAEENTVHCLAFSFVNWSFV; from the exons GGAAGCATCAACAAGCACTTGACCGACTCGGGCAAGTACGTGAGGTACACAGCGGAGCAAGTGGAAGCTCTCGAGAGGGTCTATTCAGAATGCCCTAAGCCCAGCTCTCTGCGCAGACAACAGCTGATTCGGGAGTGCCCCATTTTGTCCAACATCGAGCCTAAGCAGATCAAAGTCTGGTTTCAGAATCGCAG GTGTCGAGAGAAGCAGAGAAAAGAGGCCTCAAGACTCCAGACGGTGAACAGGAAACTGACGGCCATGAACAAGCTcttgatggaggagaatgatCGGCTGCAGAAGCAGGTTTCGCAATTGGTATGCGAAAATGGCTACATGCGTCAGCAACTCCATACT ACATCGGCTACTACTACCGATGCAAGCTGCGACTCTGTAGTTACTACTCCTCAGCACTCTCTCAGAGATGCAAATAACCCTGCTGG GCTCCTCTCCATTGCGGAGGAGACATTGGCGGAGTTCCTCTCCAAGGCTACAGGAACTGCTGTCGATTGGGTTCAAATGCCTGGGATGAAG CCTGGTCCGGATTCGGTTGGAATCTTCGCCATTTCACAAAGTTGCAGTGGAGTGGCCGCTCGAGCCTGTGGTCTTGTTAGTTTAGAACCAACCAAG ATTGTAGAGATCCTCAAAGATCGTACTTCATGGTTCCGGGACTGTCGGAGCCTTGAAGTCTTCACCATGTTTCCTGCCGGAAATGGTGGAACAATCGAACTTGTTTACACGCAG ATTTATGCTCCAACTACTCTGGCTCCTGCGCGAGATTTATGGACTCTCAGATATACCACGACTCTAGAAAATGGCAGTCTTGTG GTATGTGAGAGATCTCTGTCCGGATCTGGTGCCGGCCCCAACCCAGCTTCAGCAGCTCAATTTGTGAGAGCTGAAATTCTTCCTAGTGGCTATTTGATTCGCCCATGCGAGGGTGGAGGATCAATCATTCACATTGTTGACCACCTCAATCTCGAG GCCTGGAGTGTTCCTGAGGTTCTTCGGCCACTTTATGAATCATCCAAAGTTGTGGCCCAGAGAATTACTATTGCG GCTCTTCGATACATCCGGCAAATTGCTCAGGAGACGAGTGGGGAGGTGGTTTATGGTTTGGGAAGGCAGCCGGCAGTTTTGAGAACTTTCAGCCAAAGATTGAGCAG AGGCTTTAATGATGCAGTAAATGGATTCAATGACGGTGGGTGGTCATTGATGAATGGTGACGGAGCCGAAGATGTCATGATTGCTGTCACTTTCTCTAAAAAATTGAACACTACATCAAATCCTGCTAATCCCCTTTCATTTGTGGGAGGAATTCTATGTGCCAAAGCTTCCATGTTACTACAA AATGTCCCTCCTGCTGTGTTGGTTCGGTTTCTGAGGGAGCACCGCTCAGAATGGGCTGATTTCAATGTGGATGCTTATTCTGCGGCATCATTAAAAGCTAGTCCATTTGGCTATCCTGGTATGAGGCCCACAAGATTCACCGGGAGTCAAATCATCATGCCCCTTGGTCACACAATTGAGCACGAAGAG ATGCTTGAAGTTATCCGTCTTGAAGGCCATTCTCTTGCTCAAGAAGATGCTTTTGTATCAAGAGATATTCATCTTTTGCAG ATATGCAGCGGGATAGACGAGAATGCAGTTGGAGTCTGTTCCGAACTTATTTTTGCGCCAATTGATGAAATGTTTCCTGATGATGCTCCACTGCTACCCTCTGGTTTCCGTATCATAccactggattcaaaatca TCTGATGTACAGGATTCTCTAACGACAAATCGGACCCTTGATCTGACATCGAGTCTTGAGGTGGGGCCTGCATCAACAAATTGCGTTGGAGATGTTGCGCCAAGCCATGGTGCACGATCTGTTCTGACTATTGCCTTCCAGTTCCCATTTGATGCCAACACACAGGATAATGTGGCAGTCATGGCCAGGCAGTATGTCCGTAGCGTTATTTCGTCTGTGCAGCGGGTTGCAATGGTCATATCTCCATCAGGATTGGGCCCTTCCATTAACCCCAAGCTTTCACAGGGATCTCCAGAAGCTCTAACACTTGCTAACTGGATCTGCCAGAGCTACAG CTTATATCTGGGAACAGAATTGCTGGGATCTGATTTGCTTGGTGCTGATTCTATGTTGAAGACTCTTTGGAGTCATCAGGATGCCATATTGTGTTGTTCATTGAAG TCTATTCCAGTTTTCATCTTTGCAAACCAGGCAGGACTTGACATGTTAGAGACCACTTTGGTGGCTTTACAAGATATCACTTTGGATAAGATATTTGACGAGTCAGTCCGCAAAGAATTGTCCCCCGAGTTTGCCAAGTTAATGCAAGAG GGGTCTGCCTACTTGCCCTCTGGAATTTGCATGTCGACGATGGGGCGACATGTCTCATATGAACAAGCGATCGCGTGGAAGGTCCTTTCTGCGGAGGAGAACACTGTCCACTGCCTCGCTTTCTCTTTCGTGAATTGGTCTTTCGTGTGA